The sequence TGCTTCCCAACCGCCACCGAAAAATCCCCACTCAATATCATCTTTTGGGATATTGCGTCGATCTTGGATAAGGATTTTCCCATCTGGTCGGTAAAATGCTACGATGCTCGCGAGACGAAGTTGCATACTAAAAATTACGAGCAATAACTACTTTCACATTCTTTGGATTCTTGAGAGTCAGAATATCGTCAGTAAATTGTCCCTCAAATGGAATACACCTGGTCGTTGCCTTCCATTTTTCCTTGATTTCCTTCTCCATTTCAGGATTACCATCCCACTCGTAGAGAGCAAATTTCCCTGCCTCGATGACTTGACCTACCTCCTCGAGAGTGGCACAAGCAACGGTATTTTCTCGGAGACGCTTGGCGCTATTCCCGAGAAGAATTTTTTGTCACTCTTCGTGCATACGAGTCACCGCTTCGTCAGCGAGTTGACGCTCAATAATCACCTTTTCTCCTGAGATACGAGAAGCCACCACACACTTTCCTCACTCGATATCTCGCTCTCCACACTCAATACGAACCGGATATCCTGATTGTTCCCAATCACCGATTTTCTCCCCGAGACGAGCATCGCGGAAGTCGATAAGCACCTTTCCTTTTGTACCAACGATAGCACGGAAGTATTCTCCTTGAACTGGAACTTCTGTGTCACCTCAGACTAAATCTTTCGCAATCTCACGAGCGTAGGCATTTACTTTTTCTGCATTGTCCTTTCCATAGATAGGAAGGATGGTTGCTCGATATTCACTGAGTTTTGGCGGAACGATGAACCCTCTATCATCTGAATGCGAAGAGATAACTCCACCGATAGAACGAGTAGAGAGCCCCCAAGAAGTATACCATGGATGAGTGAGTTTTCCTTCTCTATCCTGATACTGGACACCAAATCCCTCCATAAATCCCTGCCCGAGCAAGTGGCTCGTACAGATCTGGAGAGCCCAACCATTGGACATCATTGGCTCAAACGTATAGGTCGTATCAGCGCCAGCAAATTTCTCACTCTGACTCTTGGTTCCAGCGATTCCATCGATGGCAAGAAGTTCACGAATCGTCTCCATGTAGACTTTGTAGTGAATATTAAGCGCAAATGTGTTGGCGTCTTCACGAGTTTCATGAAGCGTATGTCCCTCTTGCCAGTAGAACTCGGCGGTGCGGAGAAATGGGCGTGTTCGCTTTTCCCAACGAAGTACACTCACCCACTGATTGTAGAGAAGAGGCAAGTCACGATAGGATTGGAGCTTATTTTTGAAAAAATCACAGAAAAGCATCTCCGAAGTTGGGCGTATAGCGAGCGGTTCTTCGAGTTCCTTGTTTCCTCCGATAGTGACTACTGCAAGTTCTGGAGCAAATCCCTCGACATGGTCTTTTTCTTTCTCGAAAAAGCTCATCGGAATCAGCATCGGAAGATAGAGGTTCTGCACTCCGAGAAGATCGAGTTTTGCTTGCATGGTAGAGCGAATCCTATCCCACATAGTAACAGCCTTGGGCATGAAGGTGATACAACCTGGAGTTGGAGAGTACTCGAAGAGATTGGCAGCTTGAGCCACATCGAGATACCACTGTGGATAATCTTGTTCGCGAGAAGTGATTTGCATATGAGGAAAAGTTAACGGGAAGTATTATAAGGAAAAGTCTATTTTTCGGAAACAAAAAATCTTTTTTGAAGTTTTCCAATGAGAAGCTTCGAAGATGTTGATTGTTTACCATTTCCGAATCGACTATTTGGAACGTGAACATGATACCAATCTCCATTCTTTTGTTCGAGAGAATTTTGGAGAGAAAGTATGAGATTGATTTGTTCTTTTGTAAGTTCAGTAACTTGTAAATTTGATCATAAGGTAACCAGCAATAGCTTACCTGTTTCGTTTATACGAGATATTAGAGTTTCGGTCCCATAGAATAAAAATATTAGAAAAATAAAATCCCCCATCGGTTTTTGACTCTCGTGGGGGATTTTGGTTTTTGATTTGCAAAACTACCTTTCGAGAGTCGAAAGGGGAGGCGGAACAAGGTGTGTGAGGATGCGAACCTGATGAGTCATATCTGGATAGTATGGATTGGAGAGAAATTGTCAAAAAGATTTTTTATCCTCGGGAATATCGATACAATTCAACCTATGAATTCTCTCTTTTCTCAAAACATTACGCCGCTTGCGTCCCTTCTCCGCCCTGAGAAGCTCGACGACCTCGTCGGACAACAGCACCTCATCGGAGCCGGAAAACCGATTCGCAAGTTCATCGAAGCAGGCCGACTTCCGTCGATTCTTTTCTGGTGACCTCCAGGATGCGGCAAGACGAGTATTGCACGTGTGATTGCGAACTCACTGGATGCAGAATTTTTCCACCTCTCGGGCGTTCTCTCGAAAAAAGAAGATGTCGTGAAGATCATCGCCAAAGCGCAGAAAAACTTCTCCGAATGACGACAAACGATTCTCTTCCTCGACGAGATTCATCGCTGGACCAAATCTCAACAAGATGTCCTTCTTCCATGGGTGGAGAAAGGAATCGTGACGCTCATCGGCGCTACGACTGAGAATCCAAGCTTCACGGTCATCAATGCCCTTCTTTCTCGCTGTCGGACGTATGTCCTCGAACCGATTAAATCTGAAGAAGTGGTGGATTTCATCATGAAAAATCTGCCGACAATCTCGGAACGGTATCCGAATGTTAATTTTGGACTCCCCCTTGATAAAGGGGGTGGGGGGGATTTAGTTTCTGATGTTCCTTTCCGAGAATATAATCCGAACAACAAAGAAAAGGCTCGTAAACTAAGAGCTAACATGACGGAAGCAGAAAGGAAACTTTGGTTATTCTTGAAGCAACAACAAGAAACATGGAATCGTCAGAAACCAATCGAACATTTTATCGTTGATTTTTACTGTTCAGCATACAATCTTGTTATCGAGGTAGATGGAACAACTCATTGTACAGAAGAAGAAAAGATGTATGATGCCCACAGAACTGAAATATTAGAAACTTTGGGACTTACAGTGGTACGATTTACAAACGAGGAAGTATATAAGAGTTATGAGGGAGTGTGCGAGAGAATTATGGAAATCATTGAGAAACGGAAACAAAATCCCCCTAACCCCCTTTCTCAAGGGGGAATGAAGCCCCAGAATCCTTTTGAACTCATCGCCCGCCTCTGAGGATGAGATCTCCGCAATACGATGAATCTTCTCGAAACCGCTTGCATCCTCCAGTGAGAATGAATGCTCACGCGAGAGATGATCCTCGAAGCAGGAAGCAAGTCGCTCATGTACGACCAAGATGGTGAAGAGCATCACAACCTCATCTCTGCGATGCACAAGTCCCTTCGTGATTCAGACGGCGATGCGGCAATATATTGGATAGGTCGCATGCTCGCGGGTGGTGAAGACCCGCGCTATATCGCCCGTCGCATGATGAACTTCGCGAGTGAGGATATCTATGATGCACAGGCAATTATCCTCGCGAATTCTGTCTATGAAATCTGCGAAAAAATGGGAATGCCCGAATGTGAACTCCCTCTTCTGAATGTCGCCTACTATCTCGCCGATGCACCGAAGGACAATCGCATCTACATGGCTCAAAAAGCGATGCACAACGATATCCGAGAATATGGAAACCTCGGTGTTCCACTCCATCTCCGCAATGCCCCGACAGAACTCATGAAGGAGATCGGATATGGAAAATGATATGAATACGCGCACAATCTCGAGTCGAAGAAAAGCGGGCAGGAACACTTTCCAGAGGAACTAAAGGGGAGGAAATATAGAAAGTAGAATCTAAATTAAGTATATCTTTCAATCCTCATTTTTGAACCTACCGGACTCAAAGAAAGTCTTTTCGTATCATAATGGCAAGTAGTCCGCCTTTCTCTCTTGGAATCTCCAAGCATTTATTGCTTCCGAGAGAGTTCCATTATAGTACTTATTCATCGGATGATTCGGATTCTGAAATACTTCATTTTTTATCTGATCTATATCAACAAAGGCACGGAGAATCCAATCCATCTTAATTCTCGTGACATACACCTCCTTCTCTCCTTCATTTGGTGCACCGCCAATAGGTAGGAGTACTTCATCTTCTGGAATACACATTTCTGCGACGAGCCCTCACTCATATAGATAACGTTCAATCCTGTTTGGTCATCATATTCATCAGACAGAAGTGGAAAGAAATGGTGCATAGCACTGCTGCAATCATCCTGTTTTCACCAAACACAGAGTTACATAATCTACTTTATGTTTTACCCATTCAACCAAATCGTTATAAGTTGCATCTGGTGTAATATCAATATCTCACTCGTAACCATGCCCTCGCACAAACCTAATAAATCATCCAAAACTTGTATCTTCTCAACTGTATTTGGGCACGTTATCAGATGGTAGAATAATTCCACTATCAAAAATCTTCTCAAAAATTTCCTGTCTCATAAATCTATAAAAAATCACCTTCCTTCCATTTTGATCTAGGAAATGTGATTGTTTCAGTATCTCATCTTTTCTTTCCAGAGAAAACCTATTATTGAGTTCGGATTGATGTAACATTTTTACAAGGTAACTATTAAATAAGATTTGTCAAAAAAGTTCTTTCTATGAGTATGAGAGGAATAAAATTTGCATTTTCCATTTTTCCCATATAATGCCTCTATCGAATCAAAAAGGACCTGCTCAACGAGCGAGTCTTTTTTTGACTCAGTTCCTAATCGTTCCTTCTAATCACCAGTTACTAACCAACTATAATCTATGTTCGACCTTCAGAAGATCGAAGCCGCGATCAACCAAATATCGGCTGAAAAGAAGATTGCCAAAGAAAAACTCGTGGAAATCATCGAGCATGCAATCAAGACTGCATACAAAAAAGACTACGCATCGAAGGATGCGAATGTGAACGTTCACCTCGATATCACAACAGGAAATGTCGAGATTTCTATCGAGAAAACTATTGTCGAAGAAGTAGAAGACGAAGACCTCGAAGTATCATACGAGGAAATCGGTGGTGCTGATTCTGGATTCAGTATCGGTGACACCGTCGAGATCGATGTCTCTGATGAGATCGTCGGATCTGAGGGATTCGGTCGTATCGCATCTCAAGCTGCGAAGCAAGTCATCGTCCAGAAGATTCAGGAAACTGAGAAAGAAAAACTCTATCACCTCTTCAAGGACAAGGAAGATACTATTGTGAATCTCCGTGTC is a genomic window of Candidatus Gracilibacteria bacterium containing:
- a CDS encoding replication-associated recombination protein A, which translates into the protein MNSLFSQNITPLASLLRPEKLDDLVGQQHLIGAGKPIRKFIEAGRLPSILFWGPPGCGKTSIARVIANSLDAEFFHLSGVLSKKEDVVKIIAKAQKNFSEGRQTILFLDEIHRWTKSQQDVLLPWVEKGIVTLIGATTENPSFTVINALLSRCRTYVLEPIKSEEVVDFIMKNLPTISERYPNVNFGLPLDKGGGGDLVSDVPFREYNPNNKEKARKLRANMTEAERKLWLFLKQQQETWNRQKPIEHFIVDFYCSAYNLVIEVDGTTHCTEEEKMYDAHRTEILETLGLTVVRFTNEEVYKSYEGVCERIMEIIEKRKQNPPNPLSQGGMKPQNPFELIARLGGGDLRNTMNLLETACILQGEGMLTREMILEAGSKSLMYDQDGEEHHNLISAMHKSLRDSDGDAAIYWIGRMLAGGEDPRYIARRMMNFASEDIYDAQAIILANSVYEICEKMGMPECELPLLNVAYYLADAPKDNRIYMAQKAMHNDIREYGNLGVPLHLRNAPTELMKEIGYGKGYEYAHNLESKKSGQEHFPEELKGRKYRK
- a CDS encoding His/Gly/Thr/Pro-type tRNA ligase C-terminal domain-containing protein, with amino-acid sequence MQITSREQDYPQWYLDVAQAANLFEYSPTPGCITFMPKAVTMWDRIRSTMQAKLDLLGVQNLYLPMLIPMSFFEKEKDHVEGFAPELAVVTIGGNKELEEPLAIRPTSEMLFCDFFKNKLQSYRDLPLLYNQWVSVLRWEKRTRPFLRTAEFYWQEGHTLHETREDANTFALNIHYKVYMETIRELLAIDGIAGTKSQSEKFAGADTTYTFEPMMSNGWALQICTSHLLGQGFMEGFGVQYQDREGKLTHPWYTSWGLSTRSIGGVISSHSDDRGFIVPPKLSEYRATILPIYGKDNAEKVNAYAREIAKDLVGGDTEVPVQGEYFRAIVGTKGKVLIDFRDARLGEKIGDWEQSGYPVRIECGERDIEGGKCVVASRISGEKVIIERQLADEAVTRMHEEGQKILLGNSAKRLRENTVACATLEEVGQVIEAGKFALYEWDGNPEMEKEIKEKWKATTRCIPFEGQFTDDILTLKNPKNVKVVIARNF